CGCTGAGGCCACACGCTGCCGCCGTCAGCTGGCAACGGCGCTCCAACGTGAGACGACATCGGGGCAGGCCGATGAAGGGGCCGCGGAACGACTGCTGTTGGTGTTCGAGGAGATCGTCTCCAACGCGCTACGCCACGGGTACGCGCCGGTAGAGGTGGTCATCACCGCTTGTGGGAACCATTGGCTGCTGGAGGTCAGCGACGCCGCCTTCCAGACGCCGCCAAGTCCGGCAGTGGATCGGGACGCCGCCCTCGGTGGGCTAGGGCTTTACCTTGTTGCACAGATCTGCGGCGACCACGGCTGGTTTGCCGACGGTGGGCACAAGACTGCGTGGGCGCGCATCGACTTCACTCGCGCCGAAGCTCCGCCTGAGGCCACCCGTGGGTTGCCCAAACCCCGTCTGACTGCAACGCACCGGGGGCAGCAGGCCTGCTGACCGCTGGCCGACGCGTGTGGTGCTGCACCTGCTCCCGGTCGGCCACTACCACCGGCTTCCCCGTGCGGCGATTACTCGCGTGCTCATACGGTAGAACGAAAGGCAGCGACGTCGAATTCCGCGAGCAGCCGCCGCAGGGTGCGGACCCGCCGGGCTCCCAGGCTGATCTCAAGTGCATGCAGAATGTCACAAGCCGTGGACCTGAGTTCGCGACCGTGCCCGGTGAGCAGCACGAGGCGGCCGCCGCGCCGCTGGGGGTTGACCCCCAGCTCGACGAAACCGAGTCGGCAGAGCCCGTCGATGAGCTGATGGGTGGCCTGCCGACTGTGTCCCAGGCGCCGGGCCAGTTCAGCAGGTGGTGTGCCTTCGGCGTCGAGGAAGGTAAACAGCAGGGTCTGAGCCGGACTCAGTCGCGGCCACCCTCGTTGCTGGAGTTCATCTCGCGACTCGTCGTCGAACCATCGGCTGGCCAGCAGTAGCAGACGAGCCAGCGGGGGATCAGGGCCGA
This portion of the Modestobacter marinus genome encodes:
- a CDS encoding ATP-binding protein; protein product: MSDNFWGRRQPPESAADPIVLGRWFPTGVAEATRCRRQLATALQRETTSGQADEGAAERLLLVFEEIVSNALRHGYAPVEVVITACGNHWLLEVSDAAFQTPPSPAVDRDAALGGLGLYLVAQICGDHGWFADGGHKTAWARIDFTRAEAPPEATRGLPKPRLTATHRGQQAC
- a CDS encoding MarR family winged helix-turn-helix transcriptional regulator, whose amino-acid sequence is MEEATIGPDPPLARLLLLASRWFDDESRDELQQRGWPRLSPAQTLLFTFLDAEGTPPAELARRLGHSRQATHQLIDGLCRLGFVELGVNPQRRGGRLVLLTGHGRELRSTACDILHALEISLGARRVRTLRRLLAEFDVAAFRSTV